Proteins found in one Amycolatopsis umgeniensis genomic segment:
- a CDS encoding sporulation protein, which produces MFKRMLSAFGVGGPSVDTVLDSPHAVPGEVITGQVRIQGGSSDAQIEEILLSLVTRVEVEHGDHERAGTAEFLRVSAGRKVKVTAGQLTTVPFQIALPWETPISAVGGRELPGMVVGVRTELVIAGAPDKGDLDPLLVGPLDSQDRVLEAFGELGFSFRSADVEAGRLHGVRQELGFFQEIEFFPPSRYAGRVSQVELTFVASPDELVVVLEADKRGGMFRSGGDSFGRFHVSHEEALRTDWTAAIDGWLAKVAESGGGHAMFGGHQGHHDHDYDHHGHHGGHGRRGPGMGGVVAGAAAGVVGGMILGEVMEDVFDGGDEGFEE; this is translated from the coding sequence ATGTTCAAACGGATGCTCAGCGCCTTCGGGGTCGGCGGCCCGTCCGTCGACACCGTGCTCGACTCACCGCACGCCGTGCCCGGCGAGGTGATCACCGGCCAGGTCCGCATCCAGGGCGGTTCGAGCGACGCGCAGATCGAGGAGATCCTGCTTTCGCTGGTCACCCGGGTCGAGGTCGAGCACGGCGATCACGAGCGCGCCGGGACCGCGGAGTTCCTGCGGGTCAGCGCGGGCCGGAAGGTGAAGGTGACGGCGGGGCAGCTGACCACCGTTCCGTTCCAGATCGCGTTGCCGTGGGAGACGCCGATCAGCGCGGTCGGCGGACGTGAGCTGCCGGGCATGGTCGTCGGCGTGCGGACCGAACTCGTCATCGCGGGCGCGCCGGACAAGGGAGACCTCGACCCACTGCTGGTCGGGCCGCTGGACTCGCAGGATCGGGTGCTGGAGGCTTTCGGCGAGCTGGGCTTCTCCTTCCGCAGCGCCGACGTCGAGGCAGGGCGCCTGCACGGTGTCCGGCAGGAGCTCGGCTTCTTCCAGGAGATCGAGTTCTTCCCGCCGTCGCGCTACGCCGGCCGCGTCAGCCAGGTGGAACTGACCTTCGTCGCGAGCCCGGACGAGCTGGTGGTGGTGCTGGAGGCGGACAAACGCGGTGGCATGTTCCGCTCCGGCGGTGACTCCTTCGGACGCTTCCACGTCTCGCACGAGGAGGCCCTGCGCACCGACTGGACCGCGGCGATCGACGGCTGGCTGGCCAAGGTCGCCGAGTCCGGCGGCGGGCACGCCATGTTCGGCGGGCACCAGGGGCACCACGACCACGATTACGACCACCACGGTCACCACGGCGGGCACGGCAGGCGCGGCCCGGGGATGGGCGGCGTGGTCGCCGGTGCCGCGGCCGGTGTGGTCGGCGGCATGATCCTCGGCGAGGTCATGGAAGACGT